Proteins encoded by one window of Arachis hypogaea cultivar Tifrunner chromosome 1, arahy.Tifrunner.gnm2.J5K5, whole genome shotgun sequence:
- the LOC140183718 gene encoding protein MAIN-LIKE 1-like yields MTVCYTWFHERFRVLPADASEEIVRIYARAYILMMLSSQLFADKNANRVHLRWLPYLASLDELGRYSWGSAALAWWATYLPRNDAMGQRVMSARLMLDRLRVHDFVWEPYFSTEVAAIIHPEILVDQHRMLWTSITSLIYFATIEWHQVDRVLSQFGGVQHLP; encoded by the exons ATGACAGTGTGCTACACATGGTTCCATGAAAGGTTCCGGGTTCTCCCAGCAGATGCTAGTGAGGAGATCGTGCGTATATACGCGCGTGCTTATATTCTGATGATGTTGTCCTCTCAGCTGTTCGCGGACAAGAACGCGAACAGGGTCCACCTTCGCTGGTTGCCTTATTTGGCATCGTTGGACGAGTTGGGAAGATATAGCTGGGGTTCAGCGGCACTGGCCTG GTGGGCTACATATCTACCTAGAAACGATGCAATGGGTCAAAGAGTCATGTCTGCACGCCTTATGTTGGATCGATTGCGTGTCCACGAT TTTGTGTGGGAGCCTTATTTCTCTACCGAGGTTGCTGCTATTATTCATCCGGAGATACTAGTTGACCAGCACCGTATGTTATGGACGTCCATCACTAGCCTGATATATTTTGCTACGATTGAGTGGCATCAGGTGGATAGGGTGCTTTCTCAGTTCGGCGGTGTTCAGCATCTTCCTTAA
- the LOC112748316 gene encoding uncharacterized protein: MAGEEESVLVLVHCSGKIQKSKRYGMKFTNREPNPGVRGQAYEVGTDGGLIPDVQGFGEPDRVENAMYDDESDQEPADGGPTVGGSSTEFQIGQSFQNKDEAVLSVKDYNIRRGVEYRVIESDHLKYHGKYKEFGKGCTWLIRVALRARKGTWEVRRYNGPHTCLATSILSDHRQLDYHVICARILSLVRTDDAVTVKVLQQAIEANYGFRPSYRKVWLAKQKAVAQIYGDWEESYAELPRWMLGVQSTMIGTVTVLKTSPVRVGGEVDDSTYGGTLLLAIAQDGNSNILPIAFALVEGENAESWSFFLSNLRLHVTPHEGILVISDRHNGIKAALEAPETGWLPPRAFRAYCIRHVTANFSLTFKGKDAMRMLVNAAYAKTKA, translated from the exons ATGGCAGGTGAGGAAGAGAGTGTTCTTGTCCTAGTGCATTGCTCTGGGAAAATTCAAAAAAGCAAAAGATATGGTATGAAATTCACTAACAGAGAACCG AATCCAGGGGTCCGTGGGCAGGCATATGAGGTGGGCACCGATGGTGGCTTGATTCCTGATGTGCAAGGGTTTGGGGAACCTGATCGAGTAGAGAATGCAATGTATGATGATGAGTCTGACCAGGAGCCT GCGGACGGTGGTCCCACAGTTGGGGGCTCTTCTACAGAATTTCAGATTGGGCAGTCATTCCAAAATAAAGATGAGGCTGTGCTGAGTGTGAAGGACTACAACATCCGTCGAGGTGTTGAGTACAGAGTCATTGAATCAGATCATTTGAAGTATCATGGAAAATACAAGGAGTTTGGCAAGGGTTGCACTTGGTTAATTCGCGTAGCGCTGCGTGCACGCAAGGGCACTTGGGAGGTTCGGAGGTACAACGGCCCACACACTTGCTTAGCTACGTCTATATTGAGTGATCACCGTCAGCTTGATTACCATGTTATTTGTGCGAGGATTCTTTCGTTGGTTAGGACAGATGATGCGGTTACGGTAAAGGTATTGCAACAAGCTATAGAAGCCAATTACGGTTTCAGGCCTAGTTACAGGAAGGTTTGGCTGGCCAAACAGAAGGCAGTGGCACAAATATATGGAGATTGGGAAGAATCGTATGCGGAGTTGCCACGTTGGATGCTAGGGGTACAGTCTACCATGATTGGGACAGTTACTGTGTTGAAGACCTCTCCTGTTCGAGTTGGGGGTGAGGTTGATGACTCCACG tatggaggCACGCTGCTGCTGGCCATAGCGCAGGATGGGAACTCAAACATCCTTCCCATCGCATTCGCCCTTGTTGAGGGAGAAAATGCAGAGTCATGGTCATTCTTCTTGTCTAACCTACGATTGCATGTGACGCCACATGAGGGCATCCTTGTTATCTCTGATAGGCATAATGGCATAAAGGCAGCACTTGAGGCACCTGAGACTGGATGGCTGCCTCCACGTGCCTTTCGTGCCTACTGCATTCGTCATGTGACTGCGAATTTTTCCCTTACCTTTAAAGGTAAGGATGCAATGAGGATGTTGGTCAATGCTGCCTACGCAAAAACTAAAGCATAG